Part of the Rhodospirillales bacterium genome, GCAGGATGACCGCAGCGCTGGCGACCGGGGCGGCCGTTCCCGCAGACATCGCCGCCCAGGGCGTGACCGCTGCAACGCTCGCGCCGGACCGCCTGCGGACCTCCGCCGAGGCCAATTAGAGCGGCATGACGCCTCTTTCTACGGCATCAACCAGCGGACTTCGGCCATGTGCCGTTCGCTGGCGTCAAGGTCTTCATGGGCGCGGTGAAGCCAGGCTTCGCCCCAATAGAAGAAGCAGCTGGTTTCGGCCCGCAGCAGCCGCCAGCGCGCCTGATCCAGATGCAGACTAATCCCCTCATCGGTGACGCGGCTCACCGAAGCCTGGTCGAGCAACTGCCGGAACTCCTTGCTGACGGCGTGCACGCGGGCCAAGGCGCTGCGTTGCGGACGCGAGCCCTGCCACTGGTGAAAGTTCCAGCCGTGGTGCTCGTCGGTGTTCCAGGCGCCGCGGCGGATGGTCACGCGCCCGTGGACGCCAAAACGGTCTAGATATTCAGTGATGAACGTCGGCCGCAGGCGGGACTCGCCGCGGCGGATCGCCTCCATCGCTTCCCGATAGAACGATTGCCAAAAGTTGCCGGCCAAATCGGCGTTGAGGAACCAGCCGCCGGTGTCGCCGTTGGTGGCGGTAGTGACCAGCGGCGGATAGTCGCAAAACTTGGTGCGTTCGATCAGTTCGTGATGAAACCAGCCATGGTCCATGCCCGACTGCTGAGCGTTCGACAGGTCGCGGTCGCGCACCACGACGATGATCTGGTGGCCATCGTATTCCGCGATATGCGGCCGGTAGCGCAGGTCCTGCCACGGCATCGGGTTGACCGGGTCCACATATTCGCTGTCGACCATGACATAGCGATAACCGAATGCCTTGAGATGCGGGATCAGCTCCATGCAGAAACCCATTTCGGGCGGCCAGAAGCCCGCGAAATGGTCTTTTCGGAAGGCGTGGCTGGCGAGTTGCCGCCAACGCTCCAGGTGGTCATCCCAATCCGCTTCGGGGACCAGCGGCAGCACCGGGTTGTAGTAGGGCGCGCCGAGCATCTCGAACAGCTTCTCATTCTGCAAGGCCCAAAGCAGCGACCCGCAGTCGATGGTCCCGCGCGTGCGGCGCTGGAACTCGGGACTTGCCAAGGACTCAAGAAGCGTGCCGGACATCGCCAGATGAACGCGGGCGATATCTTCATAGGGCCACAGCGCGCGCGGGATGCGATCGTAAGCGAGCAGGATCTCATTAGCCGCCCGGTCGCCGCTGTCGAGCAAATGATCCAGGTTGCTTGGCGGCTGGTGCAGGTTGAGCACCAGCGCGTGATAGATCTCGCTCATCACGGTCCTTTCGCCGTCTGTCGTCATCCCGGTCGTGAAGCCGCGGCGACCGCCCCGGCAGCGTTCTCCGCGCGCAGGCGCCGGCCAAAATCGAACCTTCAGCGAAGCGGGTCGCGGGGATCACTGGATCAACGCTATGTTAACCGGCATTGCTTTCTAATGCTAAGCCGACATTCAGTCGAGGGTCGCTGGCGGATCGGGCACAAGCATGACTTCACCCCTGAGCAGCGTCTCCGGTTTCGACTTCCAACGCGCCACCGTGCTCGCCGGGATTCAGAAACAGTTCAACCGGCGTGTCGCCGAACGATCGGCGGTGATCAACTCGGACTATGCCGTCAAGATCGGCGCGGTGCAGCGAGATATCCCGAGGTGGGAGGCGTTCCGCGACGATCTGGATAAGACGCGGATCATCGTCGCAGGTGCGCTTGGCCGCCTGAAAAGCATCCAGTCGATGCTCGACCAAACCATTCAGACCGTCAACAAGGCCCGCCTCGATCCCGACATCGAAAGCACTCATGAAGGCTATCGATCGACTTTCGATTCCTACCTCAGATCGATCCGCTCGCGATCCGATTCCAACAATGATACTCCCAACCTGCTCGGAAACACGGGCGCCCGCGAATTGGCGGTGCCGCTTTCGGTCAACGGCGCCATCATGCCGGTCCGCCAGAGCTACATGGGCACCAGCTACAGCATCGTCGACGATGACGGCTATCTGTGGCGCCCGGACTACAAAGGCGAACTGCTTCGGCGTTATGACAGCTATCCGGACACTCCCACCAACATCTCCGGCAACCTGTCCACGGGCATACGCCTCGACAGCGCCGACGGCAGCGACGTCAGCTTCACCATTGCGCCAGGCACTGCCGGCGCCAAGCAGTACAGCGGCACCCTCGCCGTCGAAGGCAACGGCGCCTTCGACGCCTGGTACTACGACGGGCTGGCCACCGCCGAAGGACGTGAGCGCGCCCTTGTCGACCTCGACTCCGCCAAAGCCACGATCAAGGCGCAGATCCAGCGCTACCAGGGGGTCTTGACCGGCATCGACCACCAGGCGCGCCGCGCCTCCGGCGTCATCAAGGAGGTGCAGGAGAGAACAATCAAGCTGGTCGCCGAACAGGAAAAAGCCAGCGCCCGCGCCCAGGCGGAAGGCCAGCAGCAGTTGAACGCGGTCGCCGACGCCATCGCCCACAGCCAGGCGATGAGCGGTCTGTTCGTCAACATGCTGGGCATGTACAAGGTCGACCAGGGCAGCAACCAGTTGGTTGGAACCAATGCTGCCGCCCGCGTGTTCGGCGCCTTCGTCGACTTGGGAGTCTAAGTTCGGGACGTACAAGACCCGGCAATACCGCCCGCCTCTTTCGTTCCCGCCATTGCGCCCCACATACCGTTCGGCAGCGTCTTATTTCACGGCGACGCTTCGCTCCTCAATCCTTGACGCAGGAGGACCGCGCCCCATGACCGCTGCCGACCGACGCCCACTGGATGTCGTCGAGCTTCCGGAAACCGTTGACGGCCTCCCCAATATCGCCGGCTCCGAGGATGTTGTCGAAGCGGCGGTTCGGCGGGGGGCCGAAGCGCCGGTTTACGCACCCGCGGGCGGCATCGACTTCGGCGCCGTCAAGTCCGCCTTCGCCATCGCGCTCCACATGCATCAGCCGCTGATCCCGGCCGGCGGCAGCGACCTTGGGACAGCCGAGATCATCTCCAATCTCAAGCACATGTGGGATCATCAGGGGATGGGCGACAACCACAACGCGCCGGTGTTCGCCCGGTGCTACCAGCGCATCGGCGAGTTCATCCCGCAACTCCTCCATGAGGGTGCGCAGCCGCGCGTCATGCTGGAGTACTCGGGGACGCTGCTGCACGGGCTCCGGCACATGGGCCAACACGAGGTCATCGACACGCTCAAAGCGGTGACCAGTGACCCCGACACCCGCCACGCCGTCGAGTGGTTGGGCTGTCCCTGGGGCCACGCGGTGGCGCCGTCCACCCCGGTGCAGGATTTCCGGCTGC contains:
- a CDS encoding glycoside hydrolase family 57, whose product is MSEIYHALVLNLHQPPSNLDHLLDSGDRAANEILLAYDRIPRALWPYEDIARVHLAMSGTLLESLASPEFQRRTRGTIDCGSLLWALQNEKLFEMLGAPYYNPVLPLVPEADWDDHLERWRQLASHAFRKDHFAGFWPPEMGFCMELIPHLKAFGYRYVMVDSEYVDPVNPMPWQDLRYRPHIAEYDGHQIIVVVRDRDLSNAQQSGMDHGWFHHELIERTKFCDYPPLVTTATNGDTGGWFLNADLAGNFWQSFYREAMEAIRRGESRLRPTFITEYLDRFGVHGRVTIRRGAWNTDEHHGWNFHQWQGSRPQRSALARVHAVSKEFRQLLDQASVSRVTDEGISLHLDQARWRLLRAETSCFFYWGEAWLHRAHEDLDASERHMAEVRWLMP